GATCGGCAGCAGGAGCGACCAGCCCCGGCGGAGCGCGCCGACACAGCGCGCGTACCAACCACCTACACCGGCACCGGGCGGATTCACCAACGGGCTGGCCGGGTCGAGGCCGTACCCCGGTTGCGGGTACCCACCGTAGGGCGACGTCGGATATGGCTGGCCCGGGTAGGGCTGGCTTGGATAGGGCTGGCTTGGATAGGGGGCGGTCGGGTCGACCGGTGGCCGCCCGTCACCCCGATCGGGCTCGTTCGCCGGCGGGGTCGGCTCGTTCGCCGGCGAAGGCCGGGCCGGCTCGTCGGGGGACGAGGACGGACCCGCCGGGGGCGGCTGGTCGGACATGGACGCTCCTCAGCGATGGCTGGATCGGCCCATGATCTTCCCTGGTCGGCCCCGGCGCCGCTGCCCTGCACCGGCCACGATCCCATAACCCCACCCGAGGATCAGCCGGCGAGGTGGACGCGGCGGGTGACTCAGATGGCGCGTACCCGCTCGGCCTGCGGGCCCTTCTGGCCCTGGCCGATCTCGAACTCCACCCGCTGGCCGTCGTCCAGCGCCTTGTAGCCGTCCATCTCGATCGCGGAGAAGTGAACGAAGACGTCCTGCCCGCCGTCGACGGCGATGAAGCCGTAACCCTTCTCGGCGTTGAACCACTTCACGGTGCCCTGTGCCACGGTGTTGTCCTCACTCTGCGCGGCGTACCACAACTCCGGGCACCGGCACGCCGAACACCCGGAGACCACCGGTTTCAGCGATCCGCGACGACCCCGAAAAACGGTGACCGAAATCGCACGGTACACGAGGCGTGACGACCGCGCACGACCACAAATCGGGCATATTCCGACTGACGGCATCGCCGTACGTCATTGTGGTAAGCATGCCGACATGACCAGCGCCATCGACGAGACCAGCACCCTGCGGGCGGACGTCCGTCGGGTCGAGCCGGCGGACGCCGCCCGGATGCGGGCCCTCCGTCTGGAGATGCTCGCCGACGCCCCGCTGGCCTTCCTGGAGACGATCGCGGAGGCCGCCGCCCGCCCGCACGCCGAGTACGCTGCCCGCGTCGCCCAGGTCTCGGCCGGCACCCACACCGCCCAGTTCGTGGCGGACCCCGGTGGCCGACTGGTCGGGCACGCAGGTGGCGTCGCCCATCCCACGGAACTCGCGGTCACCGTGGTCTACGCGGTCTACGTCACCCCGACGTGGCGCGGCACGGGCCTGCTCGCATCCCTGATCGACGCGGTCGGCGCCTGGTCACGGGAGTGCGGGCGGCAGGAGCTGATGCTCGAAGTCGTGGTGGGCAACGACCGTGCCTACCGCGCCTACCAGCGGATCGGCTTCGCCGACACCGGCGTACGGGTGCCGCACCCGACCGTCCCCGCCCTCCGCGAACTCCAGATGCGCCGCCGGGCGTAGTGGGGGCGGGGTGGGGATTTCCGGGCAGCCCACCCTGCTCCGGGCGGTCAGGCTTGATCCCGCCGCAGGGTGGGCTGCCCGGAAACCCGACGTGGTCCGGCTGATCGGGTGGGCCTGCCCTCGGATCGGACCGACCCACTCCCCTCGCCCTGCTCGGTAGCGACGGTCGCGGGCTGGCCAGGGTGTCCGGCGGATGCGGCGGGTGCCAGGTCTCCCGCGCCGCCTTTGCTCTGCTTCAACCCACGCAACGAACAGGGCGATTCGTTCCTCCTGGCAAATGCCGCACTGGCAAAGCTATGACAATTGACCAGAACCGGTGCGTTCTCCCGAAAGTATTGCGTGGAGTGAAGCAGAGCAAAGGCGGCAAGGCGCAGTACCGCCGCCCACCGTCCGCCTCCGCACCGCACCGCACCGCACCGCACCGCCCAAGCTCAACTCAGCTCAACTCAGCTCATGCTCCAACGGTGACCCAGCAGGGTTCCGGGGCAGCCTGACCCGCGCAGGGATCAAGCCTGACCGCCCGGAGCGGGTCAGGCTGCCCCGGAACCCCCACCGTGAGAAGACCCGACCCCCCCCACCGTGAGCAGCAGACCTAGGCGTGCCGCCGACTCTGCACGATGCGGAAACGGTTGGCGACGTACGCCCCGTCGGTGAGGGCCGAGTTGGCCGCCGCGTTCGCCCCGCTGCCGTGGAAGTCGGAGAACGCCGCCGACTGGTTCACGAAGACGCCTCCGGTGAGGTTGCCGGACAGGTGCACTCCGACCTCGATCGCGGCGTTCTCGGCGGCGTCCAGCACCGCCTCGTCGGTGGAGTAGACGGCTGCCGTGAGCGCGCCCTTCTCCCCCACGGTCGCCCGGAGGATGTCCAGGCTGTGCGTGGTGGAGTCGGTGGCGATGGCGAAGGAGATGGGTCCGAACCACTCCCGCGAGTAGGTCGCGGTGTCGCCGGCGTCCAGCTTGACGACGGTGGGCGTACGGACCACCGCGTCCGGGAACGACGGGTGCGTGACGGTACGCGACTCCAGCACCGGCGTACCGACCTTGGTGACCTCGTCGAGGCGGTCCAGGACGCCGTCGTTGACGATGGCGCCGGTCAGCTCGACCCCACGCGCCGGGTCGGCGGTGAGCTTGCCGACGGCGGCGGCGATCCCGGCGGCCACCTCGTCGAAGCTCTTGTGTCCCTGGTCGGTGTCGATGCCGTCGCGGGGAATGAGGATGTTCTGCGAGGTGGTGCACATCTGGCCGCTGTAGAGCGTCAGGGTGAACCCGAGGTTGCGGCACATGCCGGCGAAGTCGTCGGTGGAGTCGACCACCACCGTGTTGAGTCCGGCCTTCTCGGTGTAGACCGCCGCCTGGCGGGCGTTGGCCTCCAGCCAGTCGCCGTACTCGGTGGAACCGGTGAAGTCCACGATCTTGACGGCCGGGTGCAGGGCCAGGGTCGAGGCCAGCTTCTCGCCGGGCGCCTCCGGGGCGAGCAGGACCAGGTTCGGGTCGAAACCGGCCTCGGCGAGCACCTGCCGGGCGTAGCGCACCGTCACGGCCAGCGGGAGTACGGCGCGCGGGTGCGGCTTGACGACCACCGGGTTGCCGGTGACCAGCGACGCGAACAAGCCCGGGTAGGAGTTCCAGGTCGGGAACGTGTTGCAGCCGATGACCAGGGCGACTCCTCGCGGCACCACATGGAACGTCTTGGTCATCCGCAGCGGGTCGCCCTTACCGGCGGCCTTCTCCCAGGCGGCGGTCCCCGGGTGGCGGGTCATCTCCGCGTACGCGTAGGCGACGGCCTCCAGCGCCCGGTCGAGCGCGTGCGCGCCGCCGGCCTGGAAGGCCATCACGAATGCCTGCCCGCTGGTGAACTGCACCGCGTTGGCCAGTTCGAAGACGTTCTTGTGCAGCCGGTCGAGGATCTCCAGGCAGACCCCGACCCGCGCCTGCGGACCGGCGTCCCGCCACGCGGGCAGCGCCGTGGACGCGGCGGCGACGAGCTGTTCGGCGGTGGCGTGCGGGTAGCGGACGTCCAGCGGGACGCCGAAGGGGCTGGTCTCGGTGGCGACCTGGTCGCCGTCGCCCGGCTGGTCGAGCGGGAAGCCTCCACCCAGGTACGCCTCGAATGCGGCCTTGCCGTCGGCGGCTGCGGTCTCGCCGTACACCCGGGGGCTGGGTGATTCCGGGTAGGCGGACCAGTACCCGCGCTCCGTGATCGCGGTCAGCGCGCGGTCGAGGGTCTCGGCGTGCCTGTCGTACAGGGGGTGCGGGGTCTCCGTCATGCCCGCCATCATGCAACAGGAAGCCCCGCGATCAGTAGGGGCGTGTCACAGCTCAGACGTCGAGTTGCCAGTTGCTCCAGCGATCCATCACCCGGAAACCGAGCTGCTCGTTGATCGTGATCATGTGATCGTTGCTGTCAGCGTTGAAGGTGTCGATCACCTGGATCGCGGGTTCGTGGGCGAGCAGGTGACGAAGGTTCTCGATCTTCGTGAGCAGGCCGAGGCGGCGGCCCCGGTGCTCCGGGTCGACGATGGTGATCTGTTGGAAGGCGTGCCAGTCGGCGGTCGGTGACATGTCGAGCAGGGTCCAGGCGACCAGCCGACCGGACTCCTGATGCCGTACGCCCGCGTGGTAGCGCCGCTTGCCGCGCGCTTCGAGCGCCCGCTCGGTGCCGCGTACCCGCTCCGCGTCGACCTGCTCGGGCTCCCATGCCAGGTCACCCATGGGCGCGTCGGCCAGCAGCCGCCCGTCCAGGTACGCGACGTCGGCGATCAGATCGTCCGGCGTACCCCCGCGCCAGAACAGCACCTCGTAGCCGGTGGCCCGGGATCGTGCGTCGGCCAGCAGCGCGTCCAGGGCGGCCTGGTCCAGTTCGGCGACGTGCAGTCGCCGTCGTACGTCGGCCAGGGCGTCGACCGCGCCGACGGTGGCGGCGAACCGGGCGGCCGGGGCGGGGTGGTCGGGATCGTCGCGCAGGTGCGCCCGGCTCAACGCACTGACCCGTTTCCGCCCGCGCTCGCGCAGTACGCGCAGGCCGCGCTCGAACAGCGCCCGACCGACCCCCCGGCTGCGATGGTCCGGGTGCACGACCAACTCGCCGGAGGCGTTCTCGGTGTTGTCGAGTTGCGGCAGGTCGAGCAGCAGGTAGCCGGCCGGGGTGCCGTCGACGTGGGCCAGCAGGGCGAGGGTCTCGGTGCCCGGCATCGGCTGGTGGAACAGCGAGGTGAACCGCTGCCGACTGAACGGGGGGTAGTCCGGCAGGTCGGTCGCGGTGTAGTCGGCACCGATCCGGTACGCCTGTTCGATGGCCGACTCGTCGTCGGGACCGAAGGAGGTGATGGTGATGGCCATCTCCGCAGCCTGCGGGACGACCGACGAAGGGGCCAGCGATTATTCGCCGGCCCCTTCGGAAAGCTTGGTCGGGAGGGACGATCGCACAACGCCTCCGGCGCTGGGTCGTAAAGACTGAAAGTCTACGGCGAAACGCCCTCCCGCACGAAGCATCTTGCGCCGCCCGGTTCCTGCCGTCAAGTACTCGACGGCGTGTTTTCCGCACTC
Above is a window of Verrucosispora sp. NA02020 DNA encoding:
- a CDS encoding cold-shock protein, translated to MAQGTVKWFNAEKGYGFIAVDGGQDVFVHFSAIEMDGYKALDDGQRVEFEIGQGQKGPQAERVRAI
- a CDS encoding GNAT family N-acetyltransferase; its protein translation is MTSAIDETSTLRADVRRVEPADAARMRALRLEMLADAPLAFLETIAEAAARPHAEYAARVAQVSAGTHTAQFVADPGGRLVGHAGGVAHPTELAVTVVYAVYVTPTWRGTGLLASLIDAVGAWSRECGRQELMLEVVVGNDRAYRAYQRIGFADTGVRVPHPTVPALRELQMRRRA
- the paaN gene encoding phenylacetic acid degradation protein PaaN, with amino-acid sequence MTETPHPLYDRHAETLDRALTAITERGYWSAYPESPSPRVYGETAAADGKAAFEAYLGGGFPLDQPGDGDQVATETSPFGVPLDVRYPHATAEQLVAAASTALPAWRDAGPQARVGVCLEILDRLHKNVFELANAVQFTSGQAFVMAFQAGGAHALDRALEAVAYAYAEMTRHPGTAAWEKAAGKGDPLRMTKTFHVVPRGVALVIGCNTFPTWNSYPGLFASLVTGNPVVVKPHPRAVLPLAVTVRYARQVLAEAGFDPNLVLLAPEAPGEKLASTLALHPAVKIVDFTGSTEYGDWLEANARQAAVYTEKAGLNTVVVDSTDDFAGMCRNLGFTLTLYSGQMCTTSQNILIPRDGIDTDQGHKSFDEVAAGIAAAVGKLTADPARGVELTGAIVNDGVLDRLDEVTKVGTPVLESRTVTHPSFPDAVVRTPTVVKLDAGDTATYSREWFGPISFAIATDSTTHSLDILRATVGEKGALTAAVYSTDEAVLDAAENAAIEVGVHLSGNLTGGVFVNQSAAFSDFHGSGANAAANSALTDGAYVANRFRIVQSRRHA
- a CDS encoding GNAT family N-acetyltransferase — protein: MAITITSFGPDDESAIEQAYRIGADYTATDLPDYPPFSRQRFTSLFHQPMPGTETLALLAHVDGTPAGYLLLDLPQLDNTENASGELVVHPDHRSRGVGRALFERGLRVLRERGRKRVSALSRAHLRDDPDHPAPAARFAATVGAVDALADVRRRLHVAELDQAALDALLADARSRATGYEVLFWRGGTPDDLIADVAYLDGRLLADAPMGDLAWEPEQVDAERVRGTERALEARGKRRYHAGVRHQESGRLVAWTLLDMSPTADWHAFQQITIVDPEHRGRRLGLLTKIENLRHLLAHEPAIQVIDTFNADSNDHMITINEQLGFRVMDRWSNWQLDV